The DNA window GCCGCGGTCGAGGAAGAACTCGCCCATGGTGCAGCCCGAGTAGGCGCTGATGTACTGCATCGCGGCCGATTCCGACGCGGTCGCGGCGACCACGATGGTGTGGGCCAGGGCGCCGTTCTCTTCCAGCTTGCGCACCACGTTGGCGATCGAGCTGGCCTTCTGGCCGATCGCGACGTAGATGCACTTAATGCCGGTGCCCTTCTGATTGATGATCGCGTCGATCGCCATCGCGGTCTTGCCGGTCTGGCGGTCGCCGATGATCAGCTCGCGCTGGCCGCGGCCGATCGGAATCATGGCGTCGACCGACTTGTAACCGGTCTGCACCGGCTGGTCGACCGACTTGCGCCAGATCACGCCCGGGGCCACGCGCTCCACCGGAGCGGTCATGGTCGCGGCGATCGGGCCCTTGCCGTCGATCGGCTCGCCCAGCGCGTTGACGACGCGGCCCAGCAGCTCGCGGCCGACCGGCACTTCGAGGATGCGGCCGGTGGTCTTGGCGGTGTCGCCTTCGCTGAGGTGCTCGTAATCGCCCAGCACCACGGCGCCGACCGAGTCGCGCTCCAGGTTCAGCGCCAGGGCGAAGGTGTTGTTCGGCAGTTCGATCATTTCGCCCTGCATCACGTCGGCCAGGCCGTGGATGCGCACGATGCCGTCGGACACCGAGGTGACGGTGCCTTCGTTGCGCGCTTCGGCGGCCAGCTTGACCTTCTCGATGCGGGTCTTGATCAGTTCACTGATTTCGGACGGGTTGAGCTGGGTGCTTGCCATTGTCGTTTCCTTGGTCCTGCATCGCGATGGGCGACGCGCGGGTGCTTTCTTTTGTTTGGGATTGGGGATTGGCGATTCGGGATTCGTTCAAGCCTTGGCTTCTCGAATCCCGAATCCCGAAACCCGAATCCCGGCTTCAGCCGGCCAGCGCCGTCTGCAGGCGCGCGAGCTTGCCCTTCAGCGAGCCGTCGATGACGACGTCGCCGGCGTCGATCACCGCGCCGCCGATCAGCGAAGCGTCGACCGCGGTCTCGACTTCGACCTGGCGGCCGAAGCGCTTGACCAGCGCGGCCTTGATCGAGTCCAGCTCGGCCGCCGGCAGGTCGCTGGCGGAGGTGACCTTGGCCTTGACCACGCGGTCGGCGTCGGCGCGCAGCTCTTCGAACAGACCGGCGATTTCCGGCAGCAGGCCGAGGCGACGGTTGTCGGAGAGCAGCGCCAGGAAGCGCTGCACCGATTCGTCCGCGCCGTCGATCGCGACCAGGCCGACGGCGTCGGCCGCGCTCAGCTGCGGGTGGCCGAGGACCGCCTGCACCTGCGGGTCGGCGGCGACGCGCGCCGAAAAGGCGAGCGCCTGCGACCATTCGGCGGAGCGGCCGGCATCGCGCGCGAGCGCGAAGGCGGCGCGGGCGTACGGACGGGCGAGGGTGAGGTTCTGGCTCATCGCGTGGGCGTTCCGATCAGATTTCTGCGGCCAGCTCGTCGAGCAGCGCCTTGTGGGCGTTGGCGTCGATTTCGCGCTTGAGCAGCTTCTCGGCGCCGGTCACGGCCAGCGCGGACACCTGCTTGCGCAGGTCTTCGCGGGCGCGGTCGGCGGCCGCTGCGATCTCGGCGTCGGCCAGCGCCTTCAGGCGGGTGGCTTCGACCATCGCATCGGTCTTGGCCTGGTCGACGATCTGATTGGCGCGCTGATGCGCCTGCTCGATGATCTCGTTGGCCTTGGTGCGGGCTTCGCGCAGCGCGGCGTCGACGCTTTCCTGCGCCTGGGCAAGGTCCTTCTGGCTGCGCTCGGCAGCGGCCAGGCCTTCGGCGATTTTCTTCTGGCGCTCTTCGATCGCTGCATTCAGCGGCGGCCAAATGAACTTCATCGTGAACCAAACGAGGATCGCGAAGGAGAGCATCTGGCCGAAGAAAGTCATGTTGGGATTCATGACGGGTCCTCGACGTTGCTTACGTTGGGCCGGCGCTTACCGGCCCGGATTGCCCGGTCCGCGCCCGCGGGCGCGGACCGACACGGATCAGCCGGCCTGCAGGACGCTGATCAGCGGGTTGGCGAACGCGAAGAACAGGGCGACGGCGAGGCCGATGATGAACGCCGCGTCGATCAGGCCGGCGAGCAGGAACATGCGGCCCTGCAGCATCGGCACCAGTTCCGGCTGACGGGCGGCGGATTCGAGGAACTTCGAGCCCATCAGCGCGATGCCGAGGCAGGCGCCGAGCGCGCCGAGACCGATGATGATGCCGATCGCGATGGCGGTCAGACCCTGAACGTTGGCGATGAACTCCATGGTGCTTCTCCTGGTAAAGGTAGTGCTAAACGGTGAAAGGGAAAACGAATGGGGGTGACGCGATTTGGAACCGGAATCAGTGACTCTCGCGGGCGCCGGCGATGTAGACGACCGTGAGGATCATGAAGATGAAGGCCTGCAGCAGGATGATCAGGATGTGGAAGATCGCCCAGGCGGCGTTGGCGAGCACGCCCGGCACGAAGGTAGCCACGCTGCCCATCAGGCCGGCGATGAGCATGAACACCAGCTCGCCGCCGTACATGTTGCCGAACAGTCGCATCGCGAGCGAAACCGGCTTGACCAGCCACTCGATGATGTTCATGACCAGGTTGACCGGGACCAGCGCGAGCTTCATCGGGCCGTGGGCGTGGAACGGCGCGGTGACCAGTTCCTTGCCGAAGCCCAGACCGCCCTTGGCCGAGATGGCGTGGCCGATCAGGATGAAGAACACCGAGGTCGAAATCGCGAACGTGGTGTTGAGGTCGGCGGTCGGAACCGCGCGGAAATAGGTGTGGTGCGCGGCTTCGGCGCCGGCGAAGGTGTGGACCAGCCAGCCGAACAGGTCGAGCGGCAGCAGGTCCATCGTGTTCATGAACGCGACCCACATGAAGATGGTCAGCGCCAGCGGCGTCACCGAACGGCGGTCGCCGTGGAAGGTGTCTTTGACCTGGCCGTCGATGAACTCGAGGATGATCTCGACGAAGGCCTGGCCCTTGCTCGGCACCCCCGCGGTCGCCTTGCGCGCCGCCAGACCGAACCAAAGGATGAATAGCAGGCCGAGCACCAAGGCGACGATCCACGAGTCGAAATTGAACTTCGACAACGCTTCGCTGCCAAAGACCTCACTGGTGTTGTGGGTCAAATGGTGCTTGATGTATTCGTTCAGGCCGCCCGAACCGGTCTGTTCACTCACGAAAGACACCTTATCGTTTCAAAAGATTGGCCAGCACGAAGCCCAGCGTCGCCGCGAGCAGTCCCACCAGCATTGGGAGTGGAGGCAAACGCCACCAGGCCATTCCAAGCCCCAGCACCGCCAGCACCGCCACCCACTTGAATATGACTCCGACCAGCAACCGCCCGACTGCCATCCCGGCCGGTTGCACGCCGCCCCCCAAGGCCATCCTGGCGGCTACGAGGCTGCCCACGGTCGCCGCCGCGCCGCCGACCGCCGCCGCCAGCGCATGCGTCGCGCCGAGGGGGAGGAAGGCCAGCGCCGCCAGCGCCATCGCGCCGGCTTGCCAGGCAATCGCGCGCGACGCCAGCCGGCGGCCTGCGGACAATGGATCGTGCACGCGGGTCTCGTCGGTCTGGGGAGTGGCGCAAAGCGCCCGTTAGAGCCGCAAAAGTATAGAACGCGGCCGACTTTGCGGCAACCGGCGACGTCACAGGGCGGTCAACGATTGTCCGGTCTATGGCTTCTATCGCGGCAGGCGGGTGACGGAGGCGGCCTTTCATGCCGACACTGTCGCCGGAACCCCGCCGTCGTTGAATTACCCGTGAGGTAAGCAGGCGATACGGCCCCCGCAACCGATAGGTGAAAGCTATCACAACGCGCTGTTTTTTCGATTTGCCTTTCCCCGGAACCGGCGTATTGTTGAGAACAATTCTCAACAAGGCCTCGCGCCATGACCAAGACCCTGAGCTTCGCCTGCGTGCATTTCTCGGTCGCCTTCCTGGTCGGCTACCTGATGACGGGCAGCGTCTGGGTCGGCGGCGCCCTGGCCCTGGTCGAGCCGGCCTGCAACACGGTCGCCTTCCACCTGCACGAGAAGGTCTGGAAGCGGATCGAGCGCCGCCGCGCCGCGGCCGCCTCCCCGGCGCTGGCGTCCTGAAGCGAATTCTTTGACGAACGGCGGAACCTTTCGCCGAGGCGCCGGTCAGTATTCGGGAACGCCCGCCGCCACTCTCTCCTCGTCAATGGCAAAGCAGCGGCGGGCACCCCGAAGCCCCGGCCTGATCCGCCGGGGCTTCGCCTTTAGGTCCGTTTTTTGCGTCTACGGGTTCGCTGTTTGAGACATCGCGCTTTGCCGCAACGGGCGAGCGACGCTTTTTTCACGGATGCGCTACTCCGCCGCGGGCATTGATGGACGCGACGGCACATGAATACGCCGTCATTCCCCCGCAGATCGCAGATGGAGCGCCTCCGTGACTTCCAGATTCCTGCCCTTGACGCTCGCGCTCGCCGCCGCGGGCGCCTGCGCCGCCCTGCCCGCGCGCGCGGAAGACGACCGCTTCACCGTGCGCCTCGGCGCGATGTCGGTCGACGCCAGCGGCGAACTCAGCGCCGGCACCACGTTCCGCGGCGATCCTTACCGCTTCAGCCAGGACTTCGATTTCGGCAGCGAGGAAACCGTGCCGCGGATCGAAGGGCTGTTCCGTTTCAGCGAACGCAATCGCCTGCTGTTCAACTACTTCGGCTACGACAAGAAGCGCCGCGCCACGCTCAGCGAGAACGTGTCCTTCGGCGACACCACCCTTCCCGCCGGCAGCTTCGCCGAGGCCAAGGCCAAGTTCGAACTCGCCAGCCTGGTCTACGACTACGCCGTGGTCGAAACCCAGACCGTCAGCTGGGGCCTGCAGATCGGCGTGGAGTACGCCAAGCTCGAAGGCAAGCTGCGCGCCGCTTCCGGCCCCGACAGCTACCGCACCAGTTCTAGCGAAGACGGCTACGCGCCGGTCGTCGGCACGCGCCTGACCGTGGCGCCGAACGATCGCTGGCGCTTCGTCGTGCAGGGCCAGTACCTCGACGCCGACTGGGGCGACTTCGGCGATTACGAAGGCGACCTGAGCCGCGCCAATGCCCTGGTCGAATACCGCTTCACCCCGGCGATCGGCGCCTTCGTCGGCTACGACTGGTTCAAGATCGACGCGCGCCGCAGCGGCCGCGACGGCGTGCTCGGCCTGGACCAGCGCTTCAAGGGGCCGATGGCGGGGGTGACGTTCTCGTTCTGAATCCCCCGGCGCCGCCTCCCGTCGGGCGGGAGCGGCGCAGGCGGCCGTCCGAAGCGGCGGCCTGCCGCGCAGGGCCGAAGCCGTCCACGCCCAACGTTTGCCCACGAAGCTCGAAGGCTCGCGGCTTCAGCGGCCGCGTTCGCACGCACCGCTTCGATCGACCGCGGCTCGCGCCGTTCCGGACCTGGCGAGAAGCGCTACAGGTCCGGCAGCCAGCCGTAAGGATTGTCCAAACGCTGGCGCAGGCAGGTTTCCAGCGCGGCGGGCATCAGGCCCAGGCGCGCGCGCCGCGCTTCCATCGCGGCCTCGTCGTCGCTCGGCGTGCGCACTACCCGCTTGCCGTCCCGATACTCGTGCGCGGTGCCGTAGCGCTGCGGTTGCCCGTCGTCGATCAAGGCCCGATCGATGCGCTCGGCGACGCCGTGCAGGTAATACGCCGGCGCCCCGGGCGAGGCGAGCTCGGCGCGAAGGAAACGCTCGCCCGCCTCGCGCTGGAACGCCGCATCGTCGCGGACCGCGGTGATGCCGTACCACAGCACTTCCAGGCCGTCCTCGCCGACCTCGGCCAACCCCGGCAGCGGATCGCGCCGGAGGAACTCGCGCATCTGCATGGCCTTGGCCTGCGCCTGGGCGCGCTCGGCGCGCACCTCGTCGGTGTCCGGATGCCCGAAAGCCTTGCGCAGCGACTGGTTGTAGTCGGCCATCGAAGCCTGCGACATCAGTTCGGTCGCGCTCGCACCGCCGGACCATTGCAGCAGGGCCGTCCGCAGTTCCGGGTCGCGCGGTTCGGCGCGCGCTTCGCGCCGGGCCTGCGCCCGCTGCGCGCGCGGCGGCCGCGTCGGACCAAGCCCGGCCGCCGGGGCAGTCCGCATAGTCTTGACCGGAGGGAAACTCCGGTAAGACCACGGTCGCCGCAGCGGGCGCGCAGATCGCCACGGCCACGGCCAGGCAAATCGCCCGCCATGCCGGCCGGAGCCAGTCCGCGGTGCCCAGGCGGCAACGAGAAGGGCCATGCGCGAATCGGATCGAACGAATCCAGGCCATCGACGTTCTCCTTGGCTTGCCTCGCTGGGACGCCTGGCTTGCCGCCAGGCGTCGCGTTGCCGCAGTTCCGTAGCGGCCGGCCCCTACCTCTCCAGAAGCCCGGCCCGGACAGCCGCTCCCGATGCGTGGCGCGGCCCGAGCCGCGCCGCCGCCGGGACGGCGCCGATCAGCCCTTCTTCTTCGGGATGTACAGATCGGTGATGGTGCCGTCGAACACTTCGGCCGCCATGCCGACCGACTCGCTCAGGGTCGGGTGCGGGTGGATGGTGTGGCCGATGTCGGCGACTTCGCAGCCCATCTCGATGGCGAGGGCGACCTCGGCGATCAGGTCGCCGGCGTGCACGCCGACGATGCCGCCGCCGACGATGCGGTGGGTGGCTTCGTCGAAGATCAGCTTGGTGAAGCCCTCGGTGCGGCCCAGGCCGATGGCGCGGCCGCTGGCCGCCCACGGGAACTTGCCCACCCCGACGCGCAGGCCCTTGGCCTTGGCTTCGGCCTCGGTGACGCCGACCCAGGCGATTTCCGGATCGGTGTAGGCCACCGACGGAATCACCCGCGCCACCCACTCCTTCTTCTCGCCGGCGGCGACTTCGGCCGCGAGCTTGCCCTCGTGGGTGGCCTTGTGCGCCAGCATCGGATTGCCGACCAGATCGCCGATGGCGAAGATGTGCGGCACGTTGGTGCGCATCTGCCGGTCGACCGGAATGAAGCCCCGCTCGGTGACCTGGACCCCGGCCTTGTCGGCGCCGATCTTGGCGCCGTTGGGCGCGCGGCCGACCGCGACCAGGACGCGGTCGTAGACGCCCGATTCCAGCGCCGGGGCCTTGCCGGCTTCGGCGCTTTCGAACGAGACCTTGATGCCGTCCTTCAAGGCTTCGGTGGCGGCGGCCTTGGTCTTCAGATGCACCGCCACGCCCTGCTTCTTGAGCCGGTCGGCGAGCGGCTTGACCAGGTCCGGATCGGCGCCCGGCATCAGCTGGTCCATGAACTCGACCACCGTGACCTCGCTGCCGAGCGCGCGGTACACGGTCGCCATTTCCAGGCCGATGATGCCGCCGCCGACCACCAGCAGCCTGGCCGGCACTTCGGCCAACTCCAGCGCGTCGGTGGAGTCCATCACCCGCGGGTCGCCCCAGGGGAAATTGCCCAGCTTCACCGCCTGCGAACCGGCGGCGATGATGCATTGCTCGAAACGGATCAGCTGAGTGCCGGCCTCGCCCTGCACTTCCAGCTCGTTGGCCGAGACGAAGGTGCCGACGCCGGTCACGGTGCGCACCTTGCGCTGCTTGGCCATGCCGGCCAGGCCCTTGGTCAGCTGGCCGACCACTTTCTCCTTGTACTTGCGCAGCGCGGCCAGGTCGATCGTCGGCTTGCCGAAGCTGACGCCGTAGTCGCCGGCGTGTTCGGCCTCGTCGATCACCGCGGCGGCATGCAGCAGCGCCTTGGAGGGGATGCAGCCGACGTTGAGGCAGACGCCGCCGAGGCTGGCGTAGCGCTCGACCAGGACCGTGTCCAGGCCGAGGTCGGCAGCGCGGAACGCGGCGGTGTAGCCGCCGGGGCCGGAACCGAGCACCAGCATGCGGCACTCGAGGTCGGCCTTGCGGCCGCTGGCGGCCGCGGCGGCGGGCGCCGGCGCGGCGGCCGGCTTGGGCGCTTCGGCCGGCGCGGCGGCGGCCGGCGCGGGCTGGGTTTCCGCGGCGGGGGCGGCAGCGGCCGGCTTGGCCGCTGCGCCATGGGCGCTATCGGCACTTTCGAGGTCGGCACTTTCGAGGATGGCGATGACCGCGCCCTCGGAGACCTTGTCGCCGACCTTGACGTTGAGCGACTTGACCACGCCGTCGGCCGACGAGGGCACTTCCATCGTCGCCTTGTCCGACTCCAGGGTGACCAGGCTCTGGTCCTTCTTGACCGTGTCGCCGACCGCGACCAGCAATTCGATCACGGGTACGTCGTCGTAATCGCCGATGTCGGGGACCTTTACTTCGATGCTGCTGGCCATGGCGCTGGATTCCTTTGATTCGTATCTCGGTGGCGAGGCGGCGGGGCCGGCCGCGCTCGCGGGTGGGGGACGGCGCGCGGCCGTCGCGGCGTCGCGCTCAGCCGGCCGGCGGCGCGGATGCCTCGCTCAGGCGGCGGTCGAGCTCGTCCAGCGACTCCTCCAGCTCGCGCCAGCGGCGCTCGCGCTTGGAGGCGCTTTCGTTCGAGGCCTCGGTCAGCAGGCCGGCCTGATCCATCATCAGCTCGCCCGCCCCGCAGTCCGGGCGCAGGCCGCTGACGCGCAGGCCGTCGACCACGAACAGCAACTGGTCCTTGTCGGTGAACTCCGCGCCGCGGTCTTCCGGCACGATGGTCGCCAAGGCACGTTTCCAACTGGCGACCAAGCGCTGCGCCAGCGGCGCCGGGATCGGCGCCTCTTCGTTCTCGACCTCCTGGTCCACGCGCAGCTGCAGGGCGCCGCCGTTGCGCGAGGACGCCCACGCCGCGACGCGCTCGCTGGCCGCGGCATGGCGCAGGGTCCAGTCGCCGTCGCCGGGGATCAGCAGCAGGCCGCTTTCGGCGCCGCGCGCCGGCAGGTACGTCAGGCTCAGCTGCGGCGCGGCCTTGGCCGCGAGCAGTTGCTCCACCGCCGAGCCGTGGTTCTCGGTCGCCGGCGGCCAGCCGCGGCCGAGCGCGGCCCGGCAATCGTCCTCGGCCTGCGCCAGCGGCGCGACCGACAGCAGTGCGGCCAGGGCGCAGACGGAAAGGCCGCGGCGACGCGGACGGCGGGAGGCGGAAGCGAGGGCGTGGCGGCTCATGGCGTCGGGCATTCCTGTAGGACGTCGGGGCTGGAAGCGATCGGCGGCGCGCAGGGCGCCGTGCGACCGGCGGCGGCGAGCCGCGCCGGTCCCGACGAACGCTTTTACAGCAGCACGCGGCGCATGTCGCCGAGCAGCTGGCCCAGGTAGGCGGTGAAACGGGCAGCGGCGGCGCCGTCGATCACGCGGTGATCGTAGGACAGCGACAGCGGCAGGATCAGGCGCGGCGCGAACTGCTTGCCGTCCCAGACCGGCTTGGTCGCCGACTTGGACACGCCCAGGATCGCCACTTCCGGCGCGTTGACGATCGGGGTGAACGCGGTACCGCCGATGCCGCCGAGCGAGCTGATCGAGAAACAGCCGCCGCTCATGTCGGCCGGGCCGAGCTTGCCGTCGCGCGCCTTGGCGGCGAGTTCGCCGGTTTCCTTGGCGATCTGCAGCACGCCCTTCTTGTCGCAGTCGCGCACTACCGGCACGACCAGGCCGTTCGGGGTGTCCGCGGCGAAGCCGATGTGGAAGTACTTCTTCAGGGTCAGGTTGTCGCCGGTCGCATCGAGCGAGGCGTTGAAGGTCGGGAACTTCTGCAGCGCCGACACCGAGGCCTTCATCAGGAACGCGAGCATGGTCAGCTTGATGCCGGCCTTCTCGTTTTCCTTGTTCAGCGCCACGCGCAGCGCTTCCAGGTCGGTGATGTCGGCGTCGTCGTGCTGGGTGACGTGCGGGATCATCGCCCAATTGCGCGCCAGGTTGGCGCCGGAGAGCTTCTGGATGCGAGTCAGCGGCTTGGTTTCGGTTTCGCCGAACTTGCTGAAGTCGACCTTCGGCCACGGCAGCAGGTTGAGGCCGCCGCCCAGCGACGGCGCGGCGCCGGCCGGTGCGCCCGGCGCGACCGCCGACTGCATGACGCCCTTGACGAAGGACTGCACGTCTTCCTTGCTGATCCGGCCGCCACGCGAACTGCCGGTGACGCGGGCCAGGTCGACGCCCAACTCGCGCGCGAACAAGCGCACCGCCGGGCTGGCGTAGGGCACCTTGTCCGGCATCAGTTCGTCGGCGGTGAAGGCCACCGGCGGGCTGCGCGGCGGCATGGCTTCCGGGTCGGTGTTCTGGCCGGCGCCGGCCAGGACCGCCGGCGGAGTCGGCGCGGCGGCCTTGGCCGGGGCCGGTTCGCTCTTGGCCGGGGCTTCGACCTTGGCCGGAGCGGCCGCGGCGGCCGGCTGAGCCGCCGCTTGCGCCGGCGCCGGTTTGGCCTCGCCGTCGGCGACCTCGATCAGCGCCACCACGCTGCCTTCCGACAGCTCGTCGCCGATCTTGACCTTGAGTTCGCGCACGATGCCGGCGAACGGCGCCGGCACTTCCATGGTGGCCTTGTCGGATTCCAGCGTGACCAGGCTCTGGTCCCGGGTCACCGTGTCGCCGACCGCGACCAGCAGTTCGATGACGGGTACGCCGTCGTAGTCGCCGATATCGGGGACGCGTGCTTCCTTCAACTCAGCCATTTCGTGGGGCTCCGCAATGCGCGAAAACCCTATTGTGGCGTTTGCAGGCGGTCACGCCAACCGCGTTGCCGGGCGGGGCGTACTAAAGGCCTAAGCGGCACAAAGTCGCCCTCGGGACGGGTCAGCGTACGCCCCGGTATTGCCGCCGCTCAGGGCTGTTTCGGCGTGTGTTCGACCCGCAGCAGGCCCAGCGCTCCGCC is part of the Lysobacter firmicutimachus genome and encodes:
- the atpE gene encoding F0F1 ATP synthase subunit C, whose protein sequence is MEFIANVQGLTAIAIGIIIGLGALGACLGIALMGSKFLESAARQPELVPMLQGRMFLLAGLIDAAFIIGLAVALFFAFANPLISVLQAG
- a CDS encoding F0F1 ATP synthase subunit delta is translated as MSQNLTLARPYARAAFALARDAGRSAEWSQALAFSARVAADPQVQAVLGHPQLSAADAVGLVAIDGADESVQRFLALLSDNRRLGLLPEIAGLFEELRADADRVVKAKVTSASDLPAAELDSIKAALVKRFGRQVEVETAVDASLIGGAVIDAGDVVIDGSLKGKLARLQTALAG
- the lpdA gene encoding dihydrolipoyl dehydrogenase, with translation MASSIEVKVPDIGDYDDVPVIELLVAVGDTVKKDQSLVTLESDKATMEVPSSADGVVKSLNVKVGDKVSEGAVIAILESADLESADSAHGAAAKPAAAAPAAETQPAPAAAAPAEAPKPAAAPAPAAAAASGRKADLECRMLVLGSGPGGYTAAFRAADLGLDTVLVERYASLGGVCLNVGCIPSKALLHAAAVIDEAEHAGDYGVSFGKPTIDLAALRKYKEKVVGQLTKGLAGMAKQRKVRTVTGVGTFVSANELEVQGEAGTQLIRFEQCIIAAGSQAVKLGNFPWGDPRVMDSTDALELAEVPARLLVVGGGIIGLEMATVYRALGSEVTVVEFMDQLMPGADPDLVKPLADRLKKQGVAVHLKTKAAATEALKDGIKVSFESAEAGKAPALESGVYDRVLVAVGRAPNGAKIGADKAGVQVTERGFIPVDRQMRTNVPHIFAIGDLVGNPMLAHKATHEGKLAAEVAAGEKKEWVARVIPSVAYTDPEIAWVGVTEAEAKAKGLRVGVGKFPWAASGRAIGLGRTEGFTKLIFDEATHRIVGGGIVGVHAGDLIAEVALAIEMGCEVADIGHTIHPHPTLSESVGMAAEVFDGTITDLYIPKKKG
- the aceF gene encoding dihydrolipoyllysine-residue acetyltransferase; its protein translation is MAELKEARVPDIGDYDGVPVIELLVAVGDTVTRDQSLVTLESDKATMEVPAPFAGIVRELKVKIGDELSEGSVVALIEVADGEAKPAPAQAAAQPAAAAAPAKVEAPAKSEPAPAKAAAPTPPAVLAGAGQNTDPEAMPPRSPPVAFTADELMPDKVPYASPAVRLFARELGVDLARVTGSSRGGRISKEDVQSFVKGVMQSAVAPGAPAGAAPSLGGGLNLLPWPKVDFSKFGETETKPLTRIQKLSGANLARNWAMIPHVTQHDDADITDLEALRVALNKENEKAGIKLTMLAFLMKASVSALQKFPTFNASLDATGDNLTLKKYFHIGFAADTPNGLVVPVVRDCDKKGVLQIAKETGELAAKARDGKLGPADMSGGCFSISSLGGIGGTAFTPIVNAPEVAILGVSKSATKPVWDGKQFAPRLILPLSLSYDHRVIDGAAAARFTAYLGQLLGDMRRVLL
- the atpB gene encoding F0F1 ATP synthase subunit A, with amino-acid sequence MSEQTGSGGLNEYIKHHLTHNTSEVFGSEALSKFNFDSWIVALVLGLLFILWFGLAARKATAGVPSKGQAFVEIILEFIDGQVKDTFHGDRRSVTPLALTIFMWVAFMNTMDLLPLDLFGWLVHTFAGAEAAHHTYFRAVPTADLNTTFAISTSVFFILIGHAISAKGGLGFGKELVTAPFHAHGPMKLALVPVNLVMNIIEWLVKPVSLAMRLFGNMYGGELVFMLIAGLMGSVATFVPGVLANAAWAIFHILIILLQAFIFMILTVVYIAGARESH
- a CDS encoding DUF2061 domain-containing protein — its product is MTKTLSFACVHFSVAFLVGYLMTGSVWVGGALALVEPACNTVAFHLHEKVWKRIERRRAAAASPALAS
- a CDS encoding F0F1 ATP synthase subunit B, producing MNPNMTFFGQMLSFAILVWFTMKFIWPPLNAAIEERQKKIAEGLAAAERSQKDLAQAQESVDAALREARTKANEIIEQAHQRANQIVDQAKTDAMVEATRLKALADAEIAAAADRAREDLRKQVSALAVTGAEKLLKREIDANAHKALLDELAAEI